A stretch of DNA from Nostoc edaphicum CCNP1411:
TTCCTCCAGATAACCTTGACGACGTTCATCGCTGATATGACTAGCACTCCAGACAATGAAAGGAGGCAAAACATCAAAACCCACAAAGTGCATAATCCCGTGGTTTATCGGAAACAGAATTTTGTGGATATCGCCATTTAAACCATCTTCTCTGTAGACAGGTTCATCACTGCCAGTGGTTAAAGACAACATGGCTTTTTTACCTTTGAATATACCAGTGCCATACCAGTTACCACCGCCATAAAGTCGCCCCCTTGCAAATACTCGGTCAACCCAACCTTTGAGAATGGCAGGAAGTCCAAACCAATAGAGAGGAAACTGAAAAATCAACATATCGCACCAAAACAATTTTT
This window harbors:
- a CDS encoding NAD(P)H-dependent oxidoreductase, whose product is MKFFIVHAHPEPKSFNGALTLHAKEILQTQRHEVIISDLYAMQFDPVSDRRNFTSQKDANYFKQQAEEAYAAEVNGFAPDIEAEMEKLFWCDMLIFQFPLYWFGLPAILKGWVDRVFARGRLYGGGNWYGTGIFKGKKAMLSLTTGSDEPVYREDGLNGDIHKILFPINHGIMHFVGFDVLPPFIVWSASHISDERRQGYLEEYKQRLLTINKTPSIFGGNLLGMLSSHNQ